A region of uncultured Carboxylicivirga sp. DNA encodes the following proteins:
- a CDS encoding glycosyltransferase, translated as MKHRLHVVALTIPYPPNYGGAIDIYYKLKKLVKHNVEVILHCFKYDRETSIELEELCTEVKYYKRSKGINNQFSFKPFIAITRFNQDLYNNLNKDDYPILIEGLHSCELINHVNPSRIFVRTHNIEHTYYNELSKSSNNIFKKTFYKLESYKLKHYEPILKNASGLFCISKFELPHFKDINLNSFFLPPFHKYEVCESRSGQGEYILIHGNLSVEENIKSTLFFIKNIIPNINFKFIIAGKNPDSNIKSAVDKLSNTELVENPTEDSMEKLINHAQIIVLHTYQATGIKLKLIHSLFAGRHIICNDAILVGTGLEDSCYVANTQHEWIKHIENLKNISFSNENISQRKSQLKLNYDNEINIDILINNIFY; from the coding sequence ATGAAACATCGTTTACATGTTGTTGCATTAACAATTCCCTATCCACCTAATTACGGTGGTGCTATAGATATTTATTATAAGTTAAAGAAATTAGTTAAACACAATGTAGAAGTTATTCTACATTGCTTTAAGTATGATAGAGAAACATCAATTGAGTTAGAAGAACTTTGCACAGAAGTTAAATATTACAAACGTTCTAAAGGAATTAATAACCAATTTAGTTTCAAACCCTTTATTGCAATTACACGCTTCAATCAGGACTTATATAATAATCTAAACAAAGACGATTATCCAATATTAATAGAAGGTTTGCATAGCTGTGAATTAATTAATCACGTTAATCCATCACGAATTTTTGTTCGAACACACAATATAGAACACACTTATTATAATGAACTTAGCAAGTCGTCTAATAATATATTCAAGAAAACATTCTACAAACTAGAAAGCTATAAACTAAAACATTACGAGCCTATTTTGAAGAATGCTTCAGGATTATTCTGTATTTCAAAATTTGAGTTACCTCATTTTAAAGACATAAATCTTAATTCATTTTTTTTACCTCCATTTCATAAATATGAGGTTTGCGAAAGTAGATCAGGACAAGGAGAATATATTTTGATACATGGAAACCTGAGCGTGGAAGAAAATATTAAGTCTACCCTTTTTTTTATTAAAAATATAATACCAAATATTAATTTCAAATTTATAATTGCTGGTAAGAATCCTGATTCAAATATTAAATCAGCTGTTGACAAACTATCAAATACAGAATTAGTTGAGAATCCTACAGAAGATTCAATGGAAAAATTAATCAATCATGCTCAGATAATTGTATTACATACATATCAGGCTACAGGTATTAAACTTAAGCTTATTCATTCATTATTTGCAGGCAGGCACATTATTTGTAATGATGCCATTCTTGTTGGCACAGGACTTGAAGATTCTTGTTATGTTGCAAATACACAACATGAATGGATTAAACATATTGAAAACCTTAAAAATATTTCTTTTTCCAATGAAAACATATCACAAAGAAAGTCTCAATTAAAATTGAATTACGATAATGAAATCAATATTGATATTCTGATTAATAATATCTTCTATTAA
- a CDS encoding thioredoxin-like domain-containing protein: MNRRIITILLTLFTYFFSYSQSCKIDIQIDEFNNDTIILGYYFNKQMFVEDTIPANSSGRFLIDKKEPIKQGVYIVYLNSDQYFDVLIGEDQTFSIRTSTDDLLANLEIKGSNESINFLDYQKFLRNKQIEAKSIQDKLKEATDEGEKKDLSNKLQGFGDEVKQKAIKTIQNNPNTFLALFLKGIQEIDVPEMEAPAGSENPEQEVQRMRFNFYKAHYFDNLDLSDPRLLRTPYFTEKIDRYLSQVLVIPDTIMIGCHKMIAAAEGNPEMEKYLIQYLFNWANESKTMGMDAVMVDMADAYYLNGRADWVDEKFLTKLRERVNKIKPTLLNKVAADFKMQSYNEQYFKLSEVRAPFTILVFWEPECGHCKKEIPKLYEEVWLKYADKGIKIVAVYTQHNKDEWVDFITEHQLEEWIHLYDPYNQSGYRNNYDIYSTPVIYILDKDKKILAKRLGVEQIPGFLDHHFNNL, encoded by the coding sequence ATGAATAGGAGAATTATTACTATACTACTTACACTTTTTACATATTTCTTTTCTTATAGTCAATCTTGCAAAATTGATATTCAAATAGATGAATTTAATAATGACACTATCATACTGGGGTATTATTTCAATAAACAAATGTTTGTTGAAGACACTATTCCAGCTAATTCGTCAGGGCGGTTTTTAATTGATAAAAAGGAACCCATAAAACAAGGTGTATACATAGTTTACTTAAACAGTGACCAATATTTCGATGTATTAATTGGAGAGGATCAAACTTTTTCGATTAGAACATCTACTGATGATCTGTTAGCAAATCTGGAAATTAAAGGATCTAATGAGAGTATAAATTTCTTAGATTATCAAAAATTCCTAAGAAACAAACAGATTGAAGCCAAAAGTATTCAGGATAAACTTAAGGAAGCAACGGACGAAGGTGAGAAAAAAGATTTATCCAATAAATTGCAGGGATTTGGAGATGAAGTAAAACAAAAAGCCATAAAAACCATCCAAAATAATCCTAATACCTTTTTAGCATTATTCTTAAAGGGAATACAGGAAATTGATGTACCTGAGATGGAAGCCCCAGCAGGAAGTGAAAATCCGGAACAGGAAGTTCAACGAATGCGATTTAATTTCTACAAAGCACATTACTTTGATAATCTGGACCTATCTGATCCTCGACTGCTTCGCACACCATATTTTACTGAAAAAATAGACAGATATCTATCTCAGGTGCTGGTTATTCCGGATACGATAATGATTGGTTGTCATAAAATGATTGCTGCAGCTGAAGGTAATCCTGAGATGGAGAAATACCTTATTCAATATTTATTTAACTGGGCAAACGAAAGTAAAACCATGGGAATGGACGCTGTGATGGTTGATATGGCAGATGCCTATTACCTCAACGGCAGAGCCGACTGGGTTGACGAAAAGTTTCTGACAAAACTTAGAGAAAGAGTCAATAAAATTAAGCCAACATTATTGAATAAAGTAGCAGCCGACTTTAAAATGCAGTCCTATAATGAACAATATTTCAAACTGAGCGAAGTCCGTGCACCCTTTACAATACTCGTTTTTTGGGAACCGGAATGCGGTCATTGTAAAAAAGAGATACCTAAACTATACGAAGAAGTTTGGCTAAAATATGCCGATAAAGGAATCAAGATTGTAGCTGTTTACACCCAACACAACAAAGACGAATGGGTTGATTTTATTACTGAACACCAGTTAGAGGAATGGATTCATTTATACGATCCATATAACCAAAGCGGCTATCGAAATAATTACGATATTTACAGTACTCCGGTAATATATATATTAGATAAGGATAAGAAGATTTTAGCCAAACGTTTAGGAGTTGAACAAATTCCAGGATTTCTTGATCATCATTTTAACAATTTATAG
- a CDS encoding TonB-dependent receptor, which produces MKIKVMFSQNVISFKHWLGRSYAIFSSMHKLVRIGTLLAVYLSWFGLKDTLAQTDTTSINKKINLEEVEVTARRSTAVYSEVGRVLQVITRKEIEELPVFSVQDLLRYAMNVDVRQRGPLGTQADISIRGGSFDQVMVLFNGINITDPQTGHHNLNLPVDMQSIERVEILEGPGARVYGPGAFSGAINFITGSKSSNNATFNAMAGQNGLYNITANTTIQTGKLKSYASACAAGSDGYINNTDFKNNSVFYQGLLDFGNEKLDFQLGYNDKAFGANAFYTAAYPEQFEQTKTTFASVKMTSGSRVKITPALYWRRHQDRFELFRNEAPAWYTKHNYHLTDVYGANVNAVVPWVLGKTSLGGELRSENIWSNNIGIDMDDPMDVPGEDAQFTKSYQRTNMSTFLEHVYTYNNFSVSAGLLINWNSSLDLGVNFFPGLDISYWASSNTKIFGSINKSLRLPTFTDLFYDGPTNIGNPDLKPEEALTYEGGVKFINDWFKGQVSAFYRESENLIDWGRLEGEVEYKTRNLSDMDSYGVNFQGKLNVKDLWQSSPLNSIDFGYSYIDQEKNAPADYESVYVMDYLKHKINIAANFQLLKKLSAGINVQWQDREGGYRKYISASESVAVDYNPFWLSDLWLQWNESKYKIYVDASNLFDVTFYDLGNVPQPGRWIKAGMQVSLDW; this is translated from the coding sequence ATGAAAATAAAAGTAATGTTTTCGCAAAACGTCATTTCATTTAAACATTGGTTGGGAAGAAGTTATGCCATCTTCAGCAGTATGCATAAGTTGGTTCGTATTGGAACGTTATTGGCAGTTTATTTAAGTTGGTTTGGGTTAAAAGATACACTTGCACAAACGGATACTACATCAATTAATAAGAAAATTAATCTTGAAGAAGTGGAGGTAACTGCACGTCGTTCAACAGCAGTCTATTCAGAGGTTGGACGGGTACTACAGGTGATTACCCGAAAGGAAATTGAAGAACTTCCAGTATTTAGTGTTCAGGATCTTTTGCGTTACGCTATGAATGTGGATGTTCGTCAGCGTGGTCCATTGGGCACACAGGCGGATATAAGTATCCGGGGTGGATCGTTTGATCAGGTAATGGTACTTTTTAACGGTATCAATATCACTGATCCACAAACGGGCCATCATAACCTTAATCTTCCGGTTGATATGCAAAGTATCGAAAGGGTTGAGATACTTGAAGGACCTGGAGCAAGAGTTTACGGACCTGGTGCTTTTAGTGGAGCCATTAATTTTATAACCGGATCAAAATCATCCAATAATGCTACTTTTAATGCTATGGCCGGGCAAAACGGTTTGTATAATATAACAGCCAATACGACCATTCAAACCGGAAAATTGAAAAGTTATGCATCGGCATGTGCTGCTGGCAGTGATGGTTATATCAATAATACCGATTTTAAAAATAATAGTGTTTTTTATCAGGGGCTACTTGATTTTGGAAATGAGAAACTGGATTTTCAGCTTGGATATAATGATAAGGCTTTTGGGGCTAATGCTTTTTACACTGCAGCTTACCCTGAACAATTTGAGCAGACTAAAACAACATTTGCCTCGGTTAAGATGACATCAGGTAGTCGAGTTAAAATAACACCTGCATTGTATTGGCGACGTCATCAGGATCGGTTTGAACTCTTCAGAAACGAAGCTCCAGCCTGGTATACAAAGCATAACTATCATTTGACTGATGTATATGGAGCAAATGTAAATGCTGTAGTTCCATGGGTATTGGGTAAAACTTCTTTAGGTGGCGAGTTGCGAAGCGAAAATATATGGAGTAACAATATTGGAATTGATATGGATGATCCAATGGATGTTCCGGGCGAGGATGCTCAATTCACCAAATCGTATCAACGTACCAATATGTCAACCTTTCTGGAGCATGTTTATACTTACAATAATTTTTCTGTTTCGGCAGGTCTGCTCATAAACTGGAACTCATCACTCGATTTGGGTGTTAATTTCTTTCCGGGTCTGGATATCAGTTATTGGGCTTCATCCAATACAAAGATTTTTGGAAGTATTAATAAGTCATTACGTTTACCAACCTTTACTGATCTATTTTATGATGGACCAACCAATATTGGAAATCCTGATTTAAAACCGGAAGAAGCTCTTACTTATGAAGGTGGAGTTAAGTTTATAAATGATTGGTTTAAAGGACAGGTTAGTGCGTTTTATCGTGAATCAGAAAATCTCATTGATTGGGGAAGACTGGAAGGGGAAGTGGAATACAAAACCCGTAATCTGTCCGATATGGATTCATACGGAGTGAACTTTCAGGGGAAACTTAATGTAAAAGATTTATGGCAATCATCACCGCTTAACTCTATTGACTTTGGTTATTCTTATATTGATCAGGAAAAGAATGCACCTGCTGATTATGAATCGGTTTATGTAATGGATTATTTAAAGCATAAAATAAATATAGCTGCCAATTTTCAGTTGCTAAAGAAACTTAGCGCCGGAATCAATGTGCAGTGGCAGGATCGGGAAGGTGGTTATCGCAAATACATTAGTGCAAGCGAATCGGTTGCTGTTGATTATAATCCTTTCTGGCTAAGTGATTTGTGGTTACAATGGAATGAATCCAAATATAAAATCTATGTGGATGCCAGTAACTTGTTTGATGTAACATTTTACGATTTAGGGAATGTTCCTCAACCCGGAAGATGGATTAAAGCTGGCATGCAGGTTAGTTTAGATTGGTAG
- a CDS encoding aminopeptidase P family protein: MSAADHLFKLRNFMATIGVDAYIVTSSDPHLSEYLADHWKFREWLSGFTGSAGTLVVSQEQAGLWTDSRYFLQAEQQLKDSGIDLYRMGESDTPDYKEWLTVNLHPGCIVGINGKTITVNAYRDLAITLKKVDIRIDGKVYLEEDVWEARPPIPEDGIYELETKYCGLSRKEKIELIRRMMLEKGATHYVIASLDEIAWALNFRGKDVAYNPVFHSYLIITENQVNLFIDPHKLTSNIGKQLAQEGIKVYLYSDFYKFIKDMLQDSIILIDPDRANSSIFSHLPSQAAKIEQASLITQLKSCRNNVEIENIKKAMIKDGVAMVQFLHWLENAVGDEDLDEYKVAQKLASFRSMQENYMGDSFTTISGYGANGAIVHYSVDKTTAAKVKAKGFYLVDSGGQYLEGTTDITRTVALGPLNDQEKKDFTLVLKGHIALDQAVFPKGTRGVHLDILARQALWTGGLNYGHGTGHGVGHFLNVHEGPQSIRPQDNGIIIEEGMVTSNEPGLYRTGKYGIRIENLILCVPDQTTEFGEFLKFETLTLCPIDINAIDIELLTITEKAWLNNYHKKVRIALSEHLSETDKNWLIEKTKEI, encoded by the coding sequence ATGTCAGCTGCCGATCACTTATTCAAGTTAAGAAATTTCATGGCTACCATTGGAGTAGATGCATATATTGTAACCAGTAGCGATCCGCATTTAAGCGAGTATCTGGCTGATCACTGGAAATTTCGTGAATGGTTATCGGGGTTTACCGGTTCGGCAGGAACCTTGGTTGTAAGTCAGGAGCAAGCAGGTTTATGGACCGATTCGCGATATTTCTTACAAGCCGAACAACAGCTGAAAGATTCAGGAATCGACTTGTATCGAATGGGTGAATCAGACACACCTGATTATAAAGAATGGCTGACTGTTAATCTTCACCCGGGTTGTATTGTTGGTATTAATGGCAAAACAATAACTGTTAATGCCTATCGAGATTTAGCCATAACACTCAAAAAAGTTGATATTCGAATAGACGGGAAAGTATATCTTGAAGAAGATGTTTGGGAAGCCAGACCCCCAATTCCGGAGGATGGCATTTATGAATTAGAGACTAAATATTGTGGACTTAGCCGAAAAGAAAAAATTGAGTTAATCCGCAGAATGATGCTTGAAAAAGGGGCTACCCACTATGTTATTGCCTCTTTGGATGAAATAGCATGGGCTTTAAATTTCCGTGGTAAAGATGTTGCCTACAACCCAGTTTTTCATTCCTACTTAATTATTACCGAAAATCAGGTTAACCTTTTCATTGATCCGCATAAATTAACCTCTAACATTGGTAAACAGCTGGCTCAGGAAGGTATTAAGGTATACTTATACAGTGACTTTTATAAATTCATAAAAGACATGCTACAGGATAGTATTATTCTTATTGATCCCGACCGCGCCAATAGTTCGATTTTTAGTCATCTGCCTTCACAAGCTGCCAAGATTGAACAAGCCAGTTTGATAACTCAATTGAAATCGTGTAGAAACAATGTAGAAATTGAGAATATCAAAAAGGCAATGATAAAAGATGGAGTTGCTATGGTTCAATTCTTACATTGGCTAGAAAATGCAGTTGGTGATGAAGACTTGGATGAATATAAAGTAGCTCAGAAACTAGCTTCGTTCAGATCAATGCAGGAAAACTACATGGGTGATTCATTTACAACCATTAGTGGTTATGGTGCAAACGGAGCCATTGTTCATTATTCAGTTGACAAAACAACAGCTGCAAAAGTTAAAGCTAAAGGCTTTTATCTGGTTGATTCAGGAGGTCAATATCTTGAAGGAACAACAGATATTACACGCACAGTTGCATTAGGTCCTCTTAACGATCAGGAAAAAAAAGATTTTACTTTAGTTTTGAAAGGGCACATAGCATTAGATCAGGCAGTTTTTCCTAAAGGTACCAGAGGTGTGCATCTTGATATATTAGCCCGCCAAGCTTTATGGACAGGCGGATTGAATTACGGACATGGAACAGGTCATGGTGTTGGTCATTTCTTAAATGTTCATGAAGGTCCACAAAGCATTCGTCCTCAAGACAACGGAATTATCATTGAAGAAGGAATGGTAACATCAAATGAACCAGGATTATATCGAACCGGTAAATATGGAATCAGAATTGAAAACCTGATACTTTGTGTACCGGATCAAACAACTGAGTTTGGTGAATTCCTGAAGTTCGAAACTTTAACACTTTGCCCTATTGATATAAATGCTATTGATATTGAATTATTGACCATTACTGAAAAAGCATGGCTTAATAACTATCACAAAAAGGTACGTATAGCATTATCAGAACATCTGAGTGAAACCGACAAAAATTGGTTAATCGAAAAAACCAAGGAAATTTAG